From Vigna unguiculata cultivar IT97K-499-35 chromosome 5, ASM411807v1, whole genome shotgun sequence, the proteins below share one genomic window:
- the LOC114184830 gene encoding uncharacterized protein LOC114184830, protein MPFTNDVVKHAEQRGKFFMVLALVGPPTELDYVRNQILSGTVVPSYDTVNEQLLCLSVPHMFGHSLVPPTDSSALYSQSSYWGGRSGTRGGYHGQRPHFNFCQRYGHTKEECRTKAQQQHKTANIAQIISPKPSYEVSISVDAYNEFLQYKAAMQPTQHVVAVTQSGNPLAYISQSSSLGSWILDFDDHMFGNKSFFFQLTYLDSLSSVTMANGSQMKVNGIGQTQPCSRIGVPDRQLEQDMSLEDYTICHNRLLVSPLHLKLLSINAYIILVLPKMRLMLPSFSYSSSFQCESCQLGKHTRHTYSTRVNKGVSSPFALVHSDIWRPSRVYSTLGFYYFVTFIDDFSRCTWLFLMKNCSDLFSIFQGFSTEIQNQFGTTIKILRTDNARE, encoded by the coding sequence ATGCCTTTCACTAATGATGTAGTCAAACATGCTGAACAACGTGGCAAGTTTTTTATGGTTCTTGCACTTGTTGGACCTCCTACTGAGCTTGATTATGTCCGCAATCAAATCTTATCTGGCACAGTTGTTCCGTCTTATGACACCGTTAATGAACAGTTACTTTGCCTCTCAGTTCCTCACATGTTTGGTCATTCTCTCGTACCTCCAACTGATTCCTCTGCTTTATACTCCCAATCTTCCTACTGGGGTGGACGAAGTGGAACTCGTGGTGGATATCATGGTCAACGTCCTCACTTCAATTTTTGTCAACGGTATGGCCATACTAAGGAAGAATGTCGTACAAAGGCACAACAACAACACAAGACAGCTAATATTGCTCAAATCATTTCTCCAAAACCATCATATGAGGTTTCAATTTCCGTTGATGCCTATAATGAGTTTCTCCAATACAAGGCAGCCATGCAACCTACACAACATGTGGTCGCCGTTACTCAGTCTGGTAATCCTCTAGCCTATATTTCTCAGTCCTCCTCTCTTGGATCTTGGATTCTTGACTTCGATGACCATATGTTTGGTAACAAgtcttttttctttcaactgACTTATTTGGATTCTTTATCTTCTGTTACCATGGCAAATGGCTCTCAAATGAAAGTTAATGGCATTGGTCAAACACAACCTTGTTCAAGGATCGGTGTACCGGACAGACAATTGGAGCAGGACATGAGTCTCGAGGATTATACTATCTGTCACAATCGGTTGCTTGTATCTCCACTGCATCTCAAGCTCTTGAGCATCAATGCTTACATCATCCTCGTCCTACCAAAAATGCGCCTTATGCTTCCTAGTTTTTCTTACAGTTCGTCTTTTCAATGCGAGTCTTGTCAGTTAGGAAAACACACTCGTCATACCTACAGTACTCGAGTTAATAAAGGCGTTTCGTCACCTTTTGCTTTAGTTCACTCCGATATTTGGCGTCCTAGTCGTGTCTATTCTACTTTGGGTTTTTattactttgttactttcattgacgATTTCTCTCGATGTACTTGGTTATTCTTAATGAAAAATTGTTCAGATCTTTTTTCTATATTCCAAGGTTTCTCGActgaaattcaaaatcaatttggcACCACTATTAAAATTTTACGCACTGACAATGCTCGTGAATAA